The sequence CCCGAAGTCCGGATCAATCCGCCGCTGGTGATCACCGCGGAGCAGGCGCTCGAAGCGCTGGCGACGATGAAGGGCGTGCTGGTTGAGGCCGCAGAGCGCGCTGGCGCTTAAGGGAGCCTCGGTCGAGGAGTGGACCGACGTCCACTTCTTCCGGCCGGTCGGCATCCACATCGCCCGGGCGCTGGCGCCGACCCGCGTCACGGCCGACCAGGTCACGGTGGCCGGCCTGGTCGTCGGCCTGGTGGCCGGGCACCTGCTGTACTACCCCCGCGTGTGGATCAACCTGGCGGGCGTCGCGCTGTTCGTCGCCTCGGACTTCTTCGACAGCGCCGACGGACAGCTGGCGCGGCTCCGGGGCACGTCCACCCGCCTCGGCCGGGTGCTCGACGGCCTGTCCGACACCGCGCGGTTCCTCAACCTGTACGTGCACCTGTTCGCCCGGCTCGTGATCGTCCAGGGCTGGGGCTGGCCGGCGCTGGTGCTGGTCGGGGTCGCGATCTGGAGCCACTCCCTCCAGGGCGCGGCGGTGGACTTCGTCAAGAACGCGTTCCTCGACCTGGGTCCCGGTGGCGGCGGCGAGACCGATCTCCCCGAGGACCTGCCGGGGGGGGAGCCTGGGGACGGTTGGGCGCGCGCCGCGCGCCGCCTGTACCGCGCCTACGTGCGCCGCCAGGTGATGATGTTCCCCGTCACCTACCGGACGCTGCAGTCCGTCCGCCGCGCGGGCCGCGGGGCAGCGTTCGCCGGCCGCTGGGCCGGTCGCCAGGCGCCGCTGCTGCCCGTGCTCACGCTGATCGCCACCAACATCCGGTTCGCGCTCCTGGCCGCGGCCGTGCTCGCCCGCCACGTGGCCTGGTTCCTGTGGACGACCGCCGTGCCGATGAACCTGGTGATGATCGCCGTCATCTTCGTCCACGAGCGCAACGCCGCGGCCCTGGAGCGGGTGCGGCCGGACGGAGCCGCGGAGCCCACCGTTGCGGACTGAGCGGCGGCCGCTCCGCGGCGCGCTGATCGGCGCCGGCGGAGTGGCGCGGCAGTCCCATCACCCCGCCTACGCCGACGCCGGCGTCGCGCGCCGGCTCGAGCTGGTAGTCGCGCTGGACACCGCGCCCGACGTGGCGGACATCCCCGGCCTGCC comes from Gemmatimonadales bacterium and encodes:
- a CDS encoding CDP-alcohol phosphatidyltransferase family protein — protein: MRPQSALALKGASVEEWTDVHFFRPVGIHIARALAPTRVTADQVTVAGLVVGLVAGHLLYYPRVWINLAGVALFVASDFFDSADGQLARLRGTSTRLGRVLDGLSDTARFLNLYVHLFARLVIVQGWGWPALVLVGVAIWSHSLQGAAVDFVKNAFLDLGPGGGGETDLPEDLPGGEPGDGWARAARRLYRAYVRRQVMMFPVTYRTLQSVRRAGRGAAFAGRWAGRQAPLLPVLTLIATNIRFALLAAAVLARHVAWFLWTTAVPMNLVMIAVIFVHERNAAALERVRPDGAAEPTVAD